A segment of the Bacillus sp. es.034 genome:
GCTGCCTGAAGGCTTGAAACGCATGATTGAAATTATATTTCTGGTAGTCCCTGCCCCCGGATAGGGCGACAATCATTCTTGATTTGTTGTCGATGGTGACGGTGGCTCCCTGTAAGTCTTCATTCAGCTGATTATTCAAAGCCCGGACACTTTTTTGTTGAAGGGCGGGCTGCAACGCCGTTTGTATCCTGACGCCTGACGAAATCACGTCTTGAAATCGTTCTTCGAGCTTCCCCTCAATCCGATTCTTTTCCTCTTCTGAAGCGGCGTTTTTAAGTTCCAGCTTATATCCTTCGTTTAGAGCAATCAGTTCCTTCAGCTCGTTCTCCACATAAAAGGCATAGTCTGGATAGAGGTCGGTCTTCTTGCGGACATTCAGGGTGATCGGCATTTTCTTTACTTTCTCCGCTTCATCCTTCGATAATTTTGACGTGCTCACAAGAATATCAAGCAGTCGCTCCTGACGAACCTTCGTTTGATCGAAATGGTCAACGGGATCATATTTACCCGGATTATTAGGTATCGAAGCGATGAACGCCATCTCCGCCTGGTTAAGATCGGTGACACTTTTTTGAAAATAGTATTGGGAGGCTGTTTCAATCCCATATACTCCATTACTGAAGTAAATGACGTTCATATATAATTCAAGTATTTCATCCTTTGACAAGGATTGTTCAATTTCATGGGCATAAAACAACTCTGTCAGTTTACGATTATAGGTTTTCTCCTGCCCAAGATAAAGGTTTCGGGCGAGCTGTTGGGTAATGGTGCTCCCGCCCTGCTGGATATGGGTGAACACCAGGTTTTTCACGACAGCCCGGAGGATTGCGCCAGCATCGAAACCGACGTGTTCGTAAAAGTGCTGATCTTCAGATGCGACCAGAATATCCTTTAGGAATGGAGGGATCTTCTCGTCCGGCACATAGAGGCGGTAAGGCCGGTTCACCTCTGAGAAGACCTTACCGTCGACGTCAAGAAGTAAGCTTGTACGATTCAGGTCGATGGAATCGGTACTCACGGCATGCTCCAATTCCTGTTGAAAGCTTTGTACCTTGTTCCATTCACCCGTCGCAAAAAATAACGTGGTGAAAAAGATGAGCATAAAACTAATCACCGTTATATAACCTGCAAAAACTCTCATATTTCACTCTACTTTTCTAGTAATCTTTCACATGACTTGGGGTTTCAGAATGATGTATACTCCACCATAATAATCCAAATGCCCCCAAGAATAAAGCACCTGTTACATAAAAAACGGAAGAAATGCCAATATATCCGGAAACGACGCCTCCAAAGACAGGGCCGATTACATTACCAAGAAACCGGAAGCTCTGATTATATCCAAGGACTTCCCCCTGCATACTCAAAGGAGCTTCCTGACGGATGTATGCCGTGACACATGGAATCATGCCGCCAATCGCAATTCCGAACAGAAAACGGAAAAGGACAAGCTGCCATAGCTCGACAGCCAGGGCCTGTGGAACGATGAAGATAGATGCGAGAACGAGAAGGATGGATAGAACCTTTTCGTACCCGATATCGTCTCCAAGCTTCCCCCATCGCCTGGTTGCGATCAAATTCCCGAATCCTGTAGCAGAAAAGGCGATTCCTGCTAAGAATGCCAGATTACTAGAAGAAGTGAGTTCATCAACATACAAGGCGAGAAGTGGCTGTATGCTGAAGTTAGCCACTTGAATCAGGCAGGAAAGGATAAGGACTGTCACGAGTAATTTATGACTGAAGATATGCTGCAGCACTTCTTTACTCGAGTATTTGTTTCGTTGATCCCGTTGTTCCCTGCTTCTTTGTTCATCGATGCCAAAAAGTACGACGGTCGCAGCAGTGGCGATGGCGATGGAAGTGAAGATGAACGTGTAGGAAAATCCCACATTGTCTGCCAACAGTCCTCCGATCACCGGCCCGAATAAGCCGCCTGATACGGTTCCCATCTGTAGGGTGCCGAGTGTCCTTCCCGCTTCTTCCTTAGGTGTCTGGGAGGAAATGAGGGCCATCGATGTAGGGATGAACCCCGTCACTGCACCCATGATTCCCCGCAGGATGAAAAGTCCCCCGACGGAATGCATAAACCCCATTAAAAAGATGGATGTTGCAATCCCGTATCCCGTGATGAGGAGAATCGGCTTATATCCAAAACGATCACCGATCCGACCCCACAGGGGAGATATGAAGAACGCCGTTAAAAATGTAACTCCAAAGACAAAACCTGACCAGCGCTGTACATATTCGTGACTGTAAGTGCCAAAGGTTTCAATGTAGAGGGATAAAAAGGGCAGCACCATTGTT
Coding sequences within it:
- a CDS encoding transglycosylase domain-containing protein, which translates into the protein MRVFAGYITVISFMLIFFTTLFFATGEWNKVQSFQQELEHAVSTDSIDLNRTSLLLDVDGKVFSEVNRPYRLYVPDEKIPPFLKDILVASEDQHFYEHVGFDAGAILRAVVKNLVFTHIQQGGSTITQQLARNLYLGQEKTYNRKLTELFYAHEIEQSLSKDEILELYMNVIYFSNGVYGIETASQYYFQKSVTDLNQAEMAFIASIPNNPGKYDPVDHFDQTKVRQERLLDILVSTSKLSKDEAEKVKKMPITLNVRKKTDLYPDYAFYVENELKELIALNEGYKLELKNAASEEEKNRIEGKLEERFQDVISSGVRIQTALQPALQQKSVRALNNQLNEDLQGATVTIDNKSRMIVALSGGRDYQKYNFNHAFQAFRQPGSVIKPLLVYGPYIEKFKAGINDQVNANQYCVGKYCPINYGGIQPGTVTLKQSLAQSYNGSALRLMEKVGIEKAFQSISPFSFERVTKEDKTFASSIGGFTYGMSPLELTDAYTSFIDGHYQKSHAILSVSDSHGKILYQWKKDPKKVWSADTTAKMRKMLNEGATAGTGRPAYVSKPYVGIKTGTTNNYHDYWVMGLTDTLTTGVWVGHDIPRDMSEIERKRPSHKVWQEIME
- a CDS encoding MFS transporter, translated to MSQKRKNLTIMLMANFLVAASATMVLPFLSLYIETFGTYSHEYVQRWSGFVFGVTFLTAFFISPLWGRIGDRFGYKPILLITGYGIATSIFLMGFMHSVGGLFILRGIMGAVTGFIPTSMALISSQTPKEEAGRTLGTLQMGTVSGGLFGPVIGGLLADNVGFSYTFIFTSIAIATAATVVLFGIDEQRSREQRDQRNKYSSKEVLQHIFSHKLLVTVLILSCLIQVANFSIQPLLALYVDELTSSSNLAFLAGIAFSATGFGNLIATRRWGKLGDDIGYEKVLSILLVLASIFIVPQALAVELWQLVLFRFLFGIAIGGMIPCVTAYIRQEAPLSMQGEVLGYNQSFRFLGNVIGPVFGGVVSGYIGISSVFYVTGALFLGAFGLLWWSIHHSETPSHVKDY